The Myxocyprinus asiaticus isolate MX2 ecotype Aquarium Trade chromosome 39, UBuf_Myxa_2, whole genome shotgun sequence genome window below encodes:
- the LOC127429521 gene encoding claudin-4-like, producing the protein MALQVLGITLSMIGFVGTIIICALPMWKVTAFIGTNIVVAQVFWEGLWMTCVHERTGQMQCKLYDALLDLDPHLQAARGLVVTTMALACLAFLIFLVGADCTNCLSNPRAKARIVVVSGVTFMLSGLTTLAPVSWTADSIIRDFYNPIVHEALKREMGAAIYVGWLTAGFLFVGGVILCTSCPPERVNYSPRYTLTKSGTHSSYAIKNYV; encoded by the coding sequence ATGGCTCTTCAGGTCCTGGGAATCACTCTGTCAATGATTGGCTTTGTAGGAACTATTATCATCTGTGCCCTGCCCATGTGGAAGGTGACCGCCTTTATCGGCACAAACATCGTAGTGGCGCAGGTCTTCTGGGAAGGACTGTGGATGACATGTGTGCACGAGCGCACTGGTCAGATGCAGTGTAAGCTGTATGATGCCCTGCTGGATCTGGACCCTCACCTGCAGGCAGCACGTGGGCTAGTGGTTACCACCATGGCTTTGGCCTGCCTGGCTTTCCTCATCTTCCTGGTTGGGGCTGATTGTACTAACTGCCTAAGTAACCCTCGTGCCAAAGCTCGGATTGTAGTGGTGTCTGGGGTTACCTTTATGCTTTCTGGACTGACTACTTTGGCGCCTGTGTCCTGGACGGCCGACTCCATTATCAGAGACTTTTATAATCCCATAGTGCACGAGGCATTAAAGAGAGAGATGGGAGCGGCTATCTATGTGGGCTGGTTAACAGCAGGGTTTCTGTTTGTTGGTGGAGTGATACTCTGCACAAGCTGTCCACCAGAGCGAGTCAACTATTCACCAAGATATACCTTAACAAAGTCAGGCACCCACAGCAGCTATGCCATAAAGAACTATGTTTGA
- the LOC127429524 gene encoding claudin-4-like: MVSMCRQILGMSLGFIGFLGAIMICALPMWKVTAFIGANIVTAQTIWEGLWMNCVMQSTGQMQCKIYDSLLALPQDLQAARALVVIAIIVCFFALILGIAGGKCTNFVEKEDAKVKVAIASGVIFIVAGVLVLVPVCWSANTIIRDFYNPILTDAQRREMGASLYIGWGAAALLILGGGILCSSCPPKEDNYGVMYSQPRSVASNRAYV, translated from the coding sequence ATGGTATCCATGTGTCGGCAGATCCTCGGCATGTCCCTAGGTTTTATTGGCTTCCTGGGAGCTATCATGATTTGTGCTCTTCCTATGTGGAAGGTGACAGCTTTCATCGGGGCTAATATTGTGACAGCGCAGACCATCTGGGAGGGCTTGTGGATGAACTGTGTGATGCAGAGCACAGGACAGATGCAGTGTAAGATCTACGACTCGCTCTTGGCCTTACCTCAGGACCTGCAGGCCGCTCGGGCACTCGTGGTCATCGCCATCATCGTCTGCTTCTTTGCGCTCATCCTGGGCATAGCTGGTGGGAAATGCACCAACTTTGTGGAGAAGGAAGACGCGAAGGTAAAGGTGGCGATCGCCAGTGGTGTCATCTTCATCGTGGCAGGAGTGCTGGTCCTGGTCCCCGTCTGTTGGTCAGCTAACACCATCATCAGGGACTTCTATAATCCCATTCTCACCGATGCCCAGAGGAGGGAGATGGGGGCTTCACTCTACATCGGCTGGGGTGCGGCTGCATTGTTGATCCTTGGAGGAGGTATTCTGTGTAGCTCCTGCCCACCCAAAGAAGACAACTACGGGGTCATGTACTCTCAGCCACGGTCCGTCGCCAGCAACAGAGCCTACGTCTGA
- the LOC127429516 gene encoding claudin-4-like, with translation MGRIAKEVSGQTMCFIGFVGLCVCCGIPMWRVTSYIGANIVTGQIVWDGLWMNCVMQSTGQMQCKVQDSIMRQTQDLQAARALIVIAIVVSFVGMLLTFVGGQCSSCLKNESSMAKVLILGGILCIVAGVIGLIPVCWSASYTISDFQNVLTIETQKRELGASIYIGWGASGFLLFGGIILCTSCPPRQDVYPNYPGMYPYQGPVYGPPGSYMPTKTYAPSAVYTGTGTYIPNKPYPAPGAYSTVPGQYL, from the coding sequence ATGGGGAGGATTGCTAAAGAAGTGTCCGGACAGACCATGTGCTTTATTGGTTTTGTTGGCCTATGCGTCTGTTGTGGTATTCCCATGTGGCGTGTCACTTCGTACATTGGTGCAAACATCGTCACAGGTCAGATCGTCTGGGACGGATTGTGGATGAACTGCGTAATGCAGAGCACAGGACAGATGCAGTGTAAAGTTCAAGACTCAATCATGCGACAGACCCAGGACCTGCAAGCAGCACGTGCACTGATCGTCATCGCAATAGTGGTCAGCTTCGTTGGGATGCTTTTGACGTTTGTTGGAGGGCAGTGCAGTAGTTGCCTGAAGAATGAATCCTCCATGGCCAAAGTGCTGATCCTGGGGGGCATTCTCTGCATCGTAGCTggagtcatcggcctcatcccaGTCTGCTGGTCTGCGAGCTACACCATCTCCGATTTCCAGAATGTTCTCACCATCGAGACCCAGAAGAGAGAGCTTGGAGCATCCATATACATTGGCTGGGGCGCCTCAGGGTTTCTTCTGTTTGGAGGGATCATTCTGTGTACTTCCTGTCCACCAAGACAAGATGTGTACCCGAATTACCCAGGCATGTACCCCTACCAAGGGCCTGTGTACGGGCCTCCTGGATCTTATATGCCTACCAAAACATATGCACCTAGTGCTGTATATACTGGAACAGGGACATACATTCCTAACAAACCTTATCCAGCCCCGGGCGCTTACTCAACTGTCCCAGGACAATATCTTTAA